A window of the Radiobacillus deserti genome harbors these coding sequences:
- a CDS encoding DUF3231 family protein, whose amino-acid sequence MDKEELKLTSSEIGTLWGQYVNGTAVDTINRYMLSIIEDEKIKLLFEDAIKIFEKQKDQITYFIENEGFPVPVGFSESDLNKGSKRLFSDIFCLHYLHIMTLHGLLGHSTSLGSSVRKDLRRFYDSCSNDGMSMYHRTTELLLEKGHFQRDPYFYPNENSEFVSGQQFIDGFFGDKRPLASLEIIALSLNLKKKIMEKSLSIGFSQVTQSKEVRKFLESTQNTSDQQIQSLSKILKGDNLPVPMSWESEVTNSTDSPFSDKLMLYHIGFLLQSAQSYHGAGLASAMRVDLVTTYEKIILKNLMVTKEWFNLMTKNKWLEQPPLAPNRKDLARDKK is encoded by the coding sequence ATGGATAAAGAGGAATTAAAACTCACATCGTCTGAAATAGGAACATTGTGGGGACAATATGTAAATGGAACAGCCGTTGATACTATAAATAGATATATGCTATCCATAATAGAAGATGAAAAGATAAAACTGCTATTTGAAGACGCAATAAAGATATTTGAAAAACAAAAAGATCAAATAACATACTTTATAGAAAACGAAGGATTCCCAGTACCAGTTGGCTTTTCTGAATCAGACCTTAACAAAGGGTCCAAGAGGTTATTCTCTGATATCTTTTGTTTGCACTATCTGCATATTATGACACTACATGGTTTACTGGGGCACTCAACATCGCTTGGTTCTTCTGTCAGGAAGGACTTGAGGCGCTTTTATGATTCATGTAGTAATGACGGGATGAGTATGTATCATCGAACCACTGAATTACTACTCGAAAAAGGGCATTTTCAAAGAGACCCCTACTTTTACCCTAATGAGAATTCTGAATTTGTTTCAGGACAGCAATTTATAGATGGTTTTTTTGGAGACAAGCGTCCTTTAGCATCACTAGAAATTATTGCGCTATCACTTAATTTAAAAAAGAAGATAATGGAGAAATCACTTTCCATTGGATTTAGTCAAGTAACACAATCAAAAGAGGTTAGAAAATTTTTAGAGAGTACACAGAACACTTCTGATCAGCAAATTCAATCACTGAGTAAAATACTAAAAGGTGATAATTTGCCTGTTCCAATGTCTTGGGAATCAGAGGTTACAAATTCCACAGATTCCCCTTTTTCAGATAAGTTAATGTTGTATCATATTGGATTCTTATTACAATCTGCCCAATCATATCATGGTGCTGGTCTTGCATCTGCCATGCGGGTAGACCTCGTAACAACCTATGAAAAAATAATATTAAAAAACCTAATGGTTACAAAAGAATGGTTCAATTTAATGACCAAAAATAAATGGTTAGAACAACCACCACTTGCTCCCAACAGAAAAGACCTTGCCAGAGACAAAAAATGA
- a CDS encoding MGDG synthase family glycosyltransferase translates to MKKILFFPLLDSLPSGHHQVANAVTEYMNKRSDVIVCKKIDVMSSWNSVIESLVTKTYLGWIQKNPKSYAWVYRKLAYKSKAERSYKHYELLFLKEMEKIIAEEKPDLIICTHAFPSYLVSKLKKSGACSIPLVNVYTDFFINDVWGRECVDYHFVPDISLKFHLIKKYGIGGKNILVTGIPIDESFYSTSLMKKADRELTILLSGGSAGLGKIREIIDNFNRVKGVQLYVLCGNNKQLYKEIFRRNEGNIHPLPYINSRRKMNELYDVADAIITKPGGVTISEAIKKKVPIFVHSALPGQEIINLKQLKEQGLVFTIEEGLDVAKQIKNVLRNEAKMEENQQSLERFSNAQDFREPEEIFHFINSVLDPSYVKVQQTM, encoded by the coding sequence TTGAAAAAAATTTTGTTTTTTCCTTTATTAGATAGTTTGCCATCAGGACACCATCAAGTAGCAAATGCAGTTACAGAATATATGAATAAAAGATCGGATGTAATTGTATGTAAGAAGATAGATGTGATGAGTAGCTGGAATTCAGTCATTGAGTCTCTAGTTACGAAAACCTATTTAGGTTGGATCCAGAAAAATCCGAAGTCATATGCTTGGGTGTATAGAAAGCTTGCTTATAAATCGAAGGCGGAGCGTTCTTATAAGCATTATGAGCTTTTATTTCTTAAAGAGATGGAAAAGATTATCGCTGAAGAAAAGCCTGATTTAATTATATGTACTCATGCTTTCCCATCCTATTTAGTAAGTAAATTGAAAAAGTCCGGTGCTTGTTCCATTCCATTGGTGAATGTGTACACTGACTTTTTCATTAATGATGTTTGGGGGAGAGAGTGTGTGGACTATCATTTTGTACCTGACATCAGTTTGAAGTTTCATTTAATTAAAAAATATGGTATCGGAGGCAAAAACATTCTTGTTACAGGTATTCCTATTGACGAAAGTTTCTACAGTACATCCCTCATGAAAAAAGCTGACAGAGAGTTAACTATTTTACTTTCTGGTGGAAGCGCAGGTCTTGGCAAAATTAGAGAGATTATCGATAATTTTAACAGAGTAAAGGGCGTGCAGCTATATGTATTATGTGGAAATAACAAACAGCTTTACAAGGAGATTTTTCGTCGAAATGAAGGTAACATCCATCCTCTTCCATATATAAATTCCCGAAGAAAAATGAATGAATTGTATGATGTAGCAGACGCAATAATCACAAAGCCCGGTGGTGTCACAATCAGTGAGGCAATCAAAAAGAAAGTCCCAATCTTTGTCCATTCCGCACTCCCTGGGCAGGAGATAATTAATTTAAAGCAACTAAAAGAACAGGGGCTAGTGTTCACGATAGAAGAGGGATTGGATGTAGCCAAACAGATTAAGAATGTACTAAGAAATGAGGCTAAGATGGAGGAAAACCAACAGTCGTTAGAGCGTTTTTCCAATGCGCAAGACTTTAGAGAACCAGAGGAAATCTTTCATTTCATCAATTCTGTATTAGATCCTAGTTACGTAAAAGTACAACAAACCATGTAA
- a CDS encoding competence protein ComJ: MSGITFDSDILYSQLAVFQYGLEPPFNYWNDTRVNQGLA, translated from the coding sequence ATGAGTGGGATAACGTTTGATAGTGATATTCTCTATTCACAATTAGCAGTATTTCAGTATGGATTAGAACCCCCCTTTAATTACTGGAATGACACTCGTGTTAACCAAGGACTTGCATAG
- the comJ gene encoding competence protein ComJ, whose amino-acid sequence MQNTVRVRDKKEVDTDAIRAITVPFYISNKGIEVGSIMETKVIAIEEGMYGYFLPWIGSLLILLSLRMIILWRKLSRQMKN is encoded by the coding sequence ATGCAAAATACCGTGAGAGTTAGAGATAAGAAAGAAGTGGATACCGATGCTATTAGGGCAATCACTGTCCCTTTTTATATCAGCAACAAAGGAATTGAAGTTGGTTCTATTATGGAAACAAAAGTGATTGCTATTGAAGAAGGAATGTATGGTTACTTTTTACCGTGGATTGGGTCATTACTCATTTTGCTTTCATTGAGAATGATAATCCTATGGCGAAAGTTATCAAGGCAGATGAAGAACTAA
- a CDS encoding NAD(P)/FAD-dependent oxidoreductase — MSQNQNVLDVTIIGGGTIGLFAAFYCGMRGLSTKVLEGSSFLGGKVAQFYPEKNIYDIGGIPAITGADLVQQLIEQANLNQPEILLEQYVESIHKVDNDVFELTTRGGDVHFSKTILLTTGFGIYDPIPLEHKDAEKYAGTTIHYMMGNPDRFRDKQVAVLSNQRAGVDWALTLAKTAKHVFLFCKGTEFQYAADVDLEKLHQATNIEVRYNVSIEELKGDGSSLHELQILSDKEESSYSVDELLVYQGVKMVSAPFSEWNLQAEKGRLVVDQNMATSVPGIYAAGDGIQYENKSMIIATGFSEVTTAVNSMAKYLNPKAVAQVYSTVEYRYKK, encoded by the coding sequence ATGTCACAAAATCAAAATGTGCTAGATGTCACCATTATTGGTGGAGGAACGATAGGATTGTTTGCTGCCTTTTATTGTGGGATGAGGGGCTTATCAACCAAAGTTTTAGAGGGATCTTCATTTCTCGGAGGAAAGGTCGCTCAATTTTATCCTGAAAAAAATATATATGATATCGGTGGTATACCAGCTATAACTGGTGCTGACCTCGTCCAGCAGTTAATAGAGCAAGCCAACCTTAATCAACCGGAAATACTTCTCGAACAATATGTAGAATCGATTCATAAAGTCGATAATGATGTGTTTGAGCTTACTACCCGGGGTGGAGATGTTCATTTTTCCAAAACAATTCTTCTTACGACTGGTTTTGGAATTTATGATCCAATACCTTTGGAACATAAGGATGCGGAGAAATATGCAGGGACAACTATTCACTATATGATGGGAAATCCGGACAGGTTCCGAGATAAGCAGGTTGCCGTCCTTTCTAATCAAAGAGCTGGAGTAGATTGGGCATTAACATTGGCGAAAACAGCAAAACACGTGTTCCTTTTTTGTAAAGGAACAGAATTTCAGTATGCAGCAGATGTAGACCTTGAGAAATTGCATCAAGCTACTAATATAGAGGTACGTTATAATGTTTCGATAGAAGAGTTAAAAGGTGATGGGAGTTCTTTACATGAGCTTCAAATCCTTTCAGACAAGGAAGAAAGTTCTTATTCAGTCGATGAATTACTTGTTTATCAAGGAGTTAAAATGGTTTCAGCACCATTCTCAGAATGGAATCTTCAAGCAGAGAAAGGTCGACTAGTAGTTGATCAGAATATGGCGACATCTGTTCCTGGAATTTATGCTGCTGGTGATGGTATTCAATATGAGAATAAGTCCATGATTATTGCGACTGGATTCAGTGAAGTGACAACCGCGGTAAATAGTATGGCTAAATACCTGAATCCTAAAGCGGTAGCGCAAGTGTATAGTACTGTCGAATATCGATATAAAAAATAA
- a CDS encoding TetR/AcrR family transcriptional regulator codes for MAPKHRITLKDILNISIDIADKNGLSDITLANVSKRLGIRSPSLYNHINGLSGLKIELAYQGTKGLYDEMAGAAIGKTGKDAIYSISYAYIGFARNNPGLYEAISLAVKVDSAKVQDQADKILKLMITLLKTFPLPEELLIHHVRMLRAFLHGFVTIERDGGFGIPLDINESLQIGLDTIITGMLGNEKI; via the coding sequence ATGGCACCTAAACATAGAATCACTCTTAAAGATATTCTAAACATTAGTATCGATATAGCGGACAAGAACGGATTATCAGATATAACATTAGCAAACGTATCAAAAAGACTAGGGATTCGTTCTCCCTCACTTTATAATCATATAAATGGACTTTCGGGACTAAAAATCGAACTTGCATACCAAGGGACGAAAGGGTTATATGATGAAATGGCCGGAGCTGCAATCGGTAAGACAGGTAAGGACGCAATCTATTCTATCTCCTATGCGTATATAGGATTTGCACGAAACAACCCCGGTTTGTATGAAGCCATTTCACTAGCCGTAAAAGTGGATAGTGCAAAGGTTCAAGACCAAGCAGATAAAATCTTAAAGCTAATGATTACTCTATTAAAAACGTTTCCTTTACCAGAGGAACTTCTCATTCATCATGTTAGAATGTTGAGAGCTTTTCTACATGGATTTGTTACCATTGAAAGAGACGGTGGTTTCGGGATTCCGCTTGATATAAATGAATCCTTACAAATCGGGTTAGATACTATCATCACCGGTATGCTGGGGAATGAAAAAATATAG
- a CDS encoding DedA family protein: protein MIEVILQWLKDIGLIGLFAAMFLEGSSLPFPGIAVVLAYGYILPFSYWNTALVAAAMSLMYCLASLIPYFLGGKIDGLLKKGPQKGLQKAKNLFVRYGAWSVAISRPFGLGNYISYVAGMSKMRLTPYLLLTFVGIYPWSFVMILLGNYFNGSYEAFRTFYQSNSIYLYVTVSIAIVIIGLNMVIRKKRKAGKTFVKEGGNESCV from the coding sequence TTGATCGAAGTTATTTTACAATGGTTAAAGGACATTGGTCTTATTGGATTATTTGCAGCAATGTTTTTAGAAGGTTCATCCCTCCCTTTTCCAGGAATAGCGGTTGTGCTCGCCTACGGGTATATACTGCCATTTAGCTATTGGAATACGGCTTTAGTTGCTGCCGCGATGAGTTTAATGTATTGTCTTGCAAGTCTAATTCCTTATTTTCTTGGCGGTAAAATTGATGGACTACTTAAAAAAGGTCCACAAAAAGGCTTACAAAAAGCAAAAAACCTATTCGTCAGGTACGGTGCATGGAGTGTAGCCATTTCCCGGCCGTTTGGGTTAGGGAACTATATTTCGTATGTTGCTGGAATGAGTAAAATGAGGTTAACACCATATTTACTCTTAACATTTGTTGGAATTTATCCTTGGTCATTTGTAATGATTTTGCTAGGTAATTATTTTAATGGAAGCTACGAAGCTTTTAGAACATTTTACCAAAGTAATAGCATTTATCTTTATGTAACGGTTTCAATAGCAATAGTAATCATTGGTTTAAATATGGTAATTAGAAAGAAGAGAAAAGCGGGAAAAACATTCGTAAAGGAAGGAGGAAATGAATCGTGCGTGTGA
- a CDS encoding HAMP domain-containing sensor histidine kinase gives MDIKWKNYSHSIITKTVVFIIAILCFTGMVRAFVEVEIVNDGEFSSVTKDHYLESRAYVHEFENLISDLTRLLGEYKSEEYILSGKTIRQDEWKRVEEEVYYSEYQNSRSYNPELSEEKNFENFKEEYADELTQAKEQMINDDLKEFHLLEQNLEEYEPLFYASDGTNVFTNSSKTKKEQFETYPAYMIFEEYKRELYPEETEENKYLYRITEQLDGLDLENTVVFVAFTEQLLTQKTEEWQEGKAIATTNLYKLLGYLAGFILSFIYLVLVSGRKSFNDQELHFRPVEKLYNDINILINIFLFSLWAVFVDDVFENMVNMFIITTIPISSLGLLLIMLLVKHVKNRTLIKHALIYTLISKLVKFTGDVYKSGSVGVKTVLIVIGYPILVALTFFMFPITIGVAAWFAYKKVKSFQTIQKGIEIIKSGNLHHRIEVEGKGDFARLSSNVNSITDGLKKAVDSELKSERLKTELITNVSHDIRNPLTSIINYVDLLKNEKDQTKAGEYIEVLDQKAQRLKLLTDDLFEASKASSGNIPVDLKKIDIVSLITQGLGEVNDKIEAMGLDMKLSHPHDKVYVTADGKLLWRSIENVLSNIFKYALEGSRVYIDIEDLNNELRLSFKNISAYELKYLCRRINGAL, from the coding sequence TTGGATATAAAGTGGAAAAACTATAGCCATTCCATCATAACGAAAACCGTTGTTTTTATAATTGCAATCTTGTGTTTTACGGGAATGGTTCGAGCATTTGTTGAGGTAGAGATTGTAAATGATGGAGAGTTTAGTAGCGTAACCAAAGATCATTACTTAGAGAGCAGGGCCTATGTACATGAATTTGAGAATCTGATTAGTGACCTCACAAGACTATTAGGGGAGTATAAAAGTGAGGAATATATTTTAAGTGGCAAAACTATTCGTCAGGATGAATGGAAAAGGGTAGAAGAAGAAGTTTATTACTCAGAATATCAAAATTCCAGAAGTTATAATCCTGAGTTGAGTGAAGAAAAGAACTTCGAAAATTTTAAAGAAGAATATGCAGACGAACTCACTCAAGCTAAGGAACAGATGATCAACGATGATTTAAAAGAGTTTCATCTGCTCGAGCAAAATCTTGAAGAATATGAGCCATTGTTTTATGCCAGTGATGGTACCAATGTTTTTACAAACAGTTCAAAGACCAAAAAAGAACAGTTTGAAACCTACCCTGCTTATATGATATTTGAGGAATACAAACGAGAGCTGTATCCAGAAGAAACGGAAGAAAATAAATATTTATATAGGATAACAGAACAATTAGATGGACTAGACCTCGAAAACACCGTTGTTTTTGTAGCGTTTACAGAACAACTTTTAACTCAAAAAACGGAAGAGTGGCAAGAAGGAAAAGCGATTGCTACAACAAACTTATATAAATTATTAGGATATTTGGCAGGATTTATTCTTTCTTTTATTTATCTCGTGCTCGTATCAGGTAGAAAGTCATTTAACGACCAAGAGTTACACTTCCGTCCGGTAGAAAAACTATATAATGACATCAATATCTTAATCAATATTTTTCTGTTTTCGCTTTGGGCTGTTTTTGTGGATGATGTGTTTGAAAATATGGTTAACATGTTCATAATCACTACGATACCTATTTCTTCTTTGGGATTACTACTGATTATGTTACTCGTGAAGCATGTGAAAAATAGGACACTTATCAAGCATGCATTGATTTATACATTGATTTCCAAATTAGTGAAATTCACTGGAGATGTATATAAAAGTGGGAGCGTTGGCGTAAAGACCGTATTAATTGTAATTGGCTACCCAATCTTGGTTGCTCTAACGTTTTTCATGTTCCCGATTACAATTGGTGTAGCAGCGTGGTTTGCCTATAAAAAGGTGAAGAGTTTTCAGACCATTCAGAAAGGTATCGAGATTATTAAGAGTGGAAATCTTCATCATCGCATTGAAGTCGAAGGAAAGGGAGATTTTGCAAGACTTTCTTCTAATGTTAACAGCATTACCGATGGGTTGAAAAAAGCAGTGGATAGTGAATTAAAGAGTGAGCGGTTAAAAACAGAGCTTATTACGAATGTCTCACATGATATTCGGAATCCTTTAACTTCCATTATCAATTATGTAGATCTACTGAAAAATGAAAAGGACCAAACGAAAGCAGGCGAATATATCGAAGTACTTGATCAGAAAGCACAAAGACTCAAACTGTTAACAGATGATTTATTTGAAGCATCAAAGGCATCAAGCGGAAATATTCCAGTTGATTTAAAGAAAATTGATATCGTGTCTTTAATTACCCAGGGGCTTGGAGAAGTGAATGACAAAATTGAAGCAATGGGTTTAGATATGAAGCTGAGTCATCCACATGATAAGGTGTATGTTACAGCCGATGGGAAATTATTGTGGAGATCCATAGAGAATGTATTATCGAATATCTTTAAATATGCTCTCGAAGGGTCTAGAGTTTATATAGATATTGAAGATTTAAATAACGAATTACGACTCAGCTTTAAAAACATCTCGGCCTATGAGTTAAAATATCTCTGCAGACGAATTAATGGAGCGCTTTAA
- a CDS encoding MBL fold metallo-hydrolase, with product MKVTTIDNIHQITFFPSLFPVNCYLVEEENGLTLIDAALPKKADAILSVAEEIGKPITHILLTHGHSDHIGSLDELVLKISDVKLAISTRDARLLAGDKSLDPEEGTSPIKGGIPKHIQTKPDILLEEGHTIGSLKAIATPGHTPGSMSFLDQRTHSIIAGDAFQTRASIAVAGTIVPLFPFPGFATWNKEKALDSAKKIAALSPTLLAVGHGKLIQNPGPQIQHAIDHMETKG from the coding sequence ATGAAAGTGACCACTATTGATAACATTCATCAAATTACTTTTTTTCCATCCCTCTTCCCAGTCAATTGTTATTTAGTAGAGGAAGAAAACGGACTTACTTTAATTGATGCCGCATTACCTAAAAAAGCAGATGCTATTTTGAGCGTGGCTGAGGAAATAGGTAAACCAATTACACATATACTTTTAACACATGGACATAGCGACCATATCGGATCATTAGATGAGTTAGTGTTAAAAATCTCCGATGTAAAGCTTGCCATTTCTACCCGAGATGCAAGATTATTAGCAGGAGATAAAAGCCTAGATCCCGAGGAAGGAACATCCCCAATTAAAGGAGGAATTCCAAAACATATTCAAACAAAACCAGATATCCTTCTTGAAGAAGGCCATACGATCGGTTCACTTAAGGCAATCGCAACACCCGGCCATACCCCCGGATCTATGTCCTTTCTGGATCAACGAACTCATTCCATAATTGCTGGCGATGCTTTTCAAACAAGGGCTTCTATCGCTGTAGCCGGCACAATCGTTCCTTTATTTCCATTTCCAGGGTTTGCTACATGGAATAAAGAAAAAGCACTTGATAGTGCCAAAAAGATTGCAGCCCTCTCTCCTACGTTATTAGCAGTAGGTCATGGAAAGCTGATACAAAATCCTGGTCCACAAATCCAACATGCAATTGATCATATGGAAACGAAGGGTTGA
- a CDS encoding patatin-like phospholipase family protein translates to MRVTGVALGGGCLRGVAHIGALKELLNHDISITHVAGTSAGAVIGGLFACGLHPDKMVNALDSLSIRKHLDFGFNKKGWLKGDRIYNTLLQLTDGKYFSDLDIPLAVVCVDLISRQLTIIREGEVAKALRASIAIPGVFSPVQIGKKLLVDGYILNNNPADIVKEMGAKHVTAIRVLSSNYQNQSPTSLISYMNRYMDIASSLNTDQLLKRHADVIMDIDLVNVGRFAPKSIPMVIEKGQTEARKVLTREFLGEAVGNVIYMEQWREA, encoded by the coding sequence GTGCGTGTGACAGGAGTAGCATTAGGGGGAGGCTGTTTGAGAGGAGTCGCCCATATTGGAGCTTTGAAGGAATTACTCAATCATGATATTTCAATCACTCATGTTGCAGGAACAAGTGCTGGAGCAGTGATCGGGGGATTGTTTGCATGTGGATTACATCCAGATAAGATGGTAAATGCTCTTGATAGTCTATCAATACGAAAACACTTGGATTTTGGCTTTAATAAGAAAGGCTGGTTAAAAGGAGATCGGATTTATAATACATTATTACAATTAACCGATGGTAAATATTTTTCTGATCTAGACATTCCTCTTGCCGTTGTTTGTGTAGACTTAATTTCAAGGCAACTTACTATCATTAGAGAAGGGGAAGTAGCCAAAGCATTACGTGCTTCCATCGCTATTCCAGGTGTGTTTTCGCCAGTTCAAATCGGTAAAAAACTATTGGTGGATGGTTATATTTTAAACAATAACCCGGCGGATATTGTAAAAGAAATGGGAGCAAAACACGTAACCGCTATAAGAGTATTAAGCTCCAATTATCAAAACCAAAGTCCCACTAGCCTCATTTCTTATATGAATAGGTATATGGATATTGCTAGTTCCTTAAACACAGACCAACTACTGAAGCGACATGCAGATGTGATAATGGATATCGATTTAGTGAATGTCGGCAGGTTTGCACCAAAGTCAATCCCTATGGTTATAGAAAAAGGGCAAACTGAAGCAAGGAAAGTACTAACTAGAGAATTCCTTGGAGAAGCAGTCGGTAATGTGATATATATGGAACAGTGGAGAGAAGCTTAA